The following nucleotide sequence is from Macaca fascicularis isolate 582-1 chromosome 15, T2T-MFA8v1.1.
CTTTCACGACTTACGCAGACCATGTACAACATATTTAGACTTTCTGACATGCCCTAAACATTTCTGGCATAAATGCTTTTTCATAAATTCTTTcatgacttacacagaccatgTACAACATATTTAGACTTTCTGACTTGCCCTAAATatccctctttttaaacaaccagtcattttacttcAGGACAAGAATTTTCCATACGACATCCTTTCTtatattaaatctcttttctttataaccttcttTGCATAGCTAAGGGGCATGGTTAATTCCATAAATCCCCAGGCCTTATTTAGAATATAacatctccaaaataaattgaacaattttcaaaagtcaaagtagcttatgaccttaaagcatttagcaaacctaatatcCAACCTGCATAGTTTAgacaaaatgtcttttatttatttatttatttatttatttatttttgagatggagtctctctctgtcacccaggctagagtgcaggggcatgatctcggctcattgcaaactccgtctcctgggttcacaccattctccctcctcagcctcccaagtagctgggactacaggcgcctgccaccatgcctggctaattttttgtatttttagtagagatggggtttcaccgtgttagtcaggatggtctccatctcctgaccttgtgatctacccgcctcggcctcccaaagtgctgggagtacaggcatgagccactgtgccagggcaaaatgtctttattttatcaataatctttaaagctgtttttatttcccaaagattattaaaatcacatgaactaaaaggcattacagtttttattttgctttcaaaatgttTGATTTAAGTGCTTGTTTTTgcttaagccaattaattagggctcttttatataaacattacacATAACACATGTATAAttacacagacagacagagagaagaagATTACCAcagtagttgtaagatttttcatttgccagtttttaagtttcttaattgCTTACTGGCTTTATGGTGGAGTCCTTGGAAGAACAGGGCCATGAAAGGGGTCTCTGGTGCctcctgtttttcccaaggagccCAGGCTTTTAGAGCTTAAATATCCACTTTTAAGTAAGCCGACTTTTAACCACAGTATTCTTtaataaagtcatttaaaatttcttattaccTTATTTTAGCCAGGCCAAATGGctgatatttctggcttttgaactttaccaaaAGTAACCTCCCaggtgctcagagaaaggaaaatttaagatAGCCCGTGGAGGAGCAGAGACTATACAAGGTCATGTAGATATTTAACCAGAAAGAACTTACTTTCTAAGTAGGGAATCGAATCTGACTGCCAGTGTGAAAGGGCACTACCTTAGCTACCGAGCTACAGCACAGGGCACATCACAATAGCTTAGCACAATGTAACGTATATCTGGTTGAAGGGAGTCACAGACTTGTTATGAAATTGATGTAGAGGGCTGGGACTGTCTGTATTTGAGGTAGAGTTAGAAAATGTGGGTCCAAATGACAAATAAGAGATTGaaataaaaggaggaaataatCGATTCTGGATTTGAAAATACTGATTGATTTGTCACATgatgggtatgtgtgtgtgtttgtaaagAAAGgaacttttatctgaggaatgtgaGTCCTTTTAAGTTATCAGGCCTAGAGAGACATTAAAAAGAGACAGCAAACATGGCCCTACTTCCTCCTTGAGCTACATATTCATCTCTTGAAGCTGCTTGCTATTGCCACATGTAGCTAGACATTAACCAAATAATGCCACATTTGACACTATAACCCGCCCCCTATAGCTTaacaatgtatagccaatcactaatcatttctgtaaaccaatgagaattcctgatAACAACTTTGTATTAGCCCACTCCTTGTCCCCTTTTTTGACTTAAAAAACCCATTTGTAACTGCTGCTAATTACAGTTTATGTTTAGGGTGACTTGCCTCTGTGTTCCCAGGTTGCGATCCTCAAGCTTGACCCAaatgaattttctatttatattaattttgcctcaacTTCTTCATTTTAGGtcgatgtgtatgtgtgtttgtgtatagaaCATGTTCCAAAAGGCTTTGAACAATTTAAGCATCACTAACTTCAGAAAAATGTGTTATAAATTCACTCCCAAGAACCTTGAAgttttaattatatacatttattttatacttgttttagttttgtagatgttaaataatgaattattagTTAAACAATGTTCCAGAGAGTTAAAAAACCAATGACTGACAAAAATCATCAGTTTACAGGATAGCAGATTAAACAACAACAGCTTGCTAAAACGCCAAAATTGTCTCTGCTTGTGAGATTAAAAAACTGGCTAAAATGGATTAAAACTAATAAGGCCAACTGGAGTTGGCACAGAACAAGCTTGCTGAAGTCACAGATCAAATTTCTACCATGTTTCAAACTAACTCCCCCAAAATGTGCACATGTGATCCATGAGGTAGCGTTAAACAAAACTGTGCATGCCTGAGGATGTCCCAGACCTATTTCCTGCCATCGATCACCTACTAATCCCAGAGGCCACCCACTAGACCTTTTCTAATAAAATGACTGCATGAAAGCCAGCACACGGGACAGATTTGAGCTGGACTCCTAGCTCCTTGTTGgttaatttacaataaaaatcttTTCTCAAAACCCCAAATTGGGCAGTGAGCTTCTTTTCCTTGATGACATTAGTTTTAATCATTTGAGACAGTCCCTCTGATTGGAAATAGTAAAGGTTGACTTCGAAACAAAATATGTAATGTTCAACATTCACAAAATGAAGTAAGTATAAAGGATATGTAAGTTTCATATCTGGGTTAATGTAAGGCAAAAACATTCTGTAGATAAGACGGATTTGAGGACATATGTGATCCTGAGAGTAGCAAAGCCTGGGTACAACAAATATTCCAGGCAGTATTTCAGGCTTTCAAGGCAGTGTAGTTGGTGGGATCCAAGTTAAGGGCTCCAAACAGTAAAGGGGGACTCAGATAATACCTGGTTTACTGTTAGAACCAATGGAAAATTCCACTAAGGTAAGTATATGACATGAAGAAAGGATGGAGTTGGGAAATGGAGTGGCAGGGTAGGACAGAGGGACCTAGAGGGCCCAGGAGGGGTGGAGTCAGCTGGGCTGGTAAAAGGCAGGGCTGTGGACACACTTTTCTCTTGTTGCTACCCCCACCCTCAGAAACCCTCTGTGACTCTTCCATGCTCTGTGATGCAGGCCTGGGCCTATCGTTGAGACTGGGCACCCACAACACTCAGTTACCTTCGGAAGTCATGCTATTCAAAGCATGGAGAATATCCTCTGTTTTCTAAACAGCTATACTGACACAGGGCTGAGCCCTGACTCACCTTGCTTGGATGGATATTGACCACAACTGCATCTACTTGAGTGGGTTGGGGTTGTTTAtgctgtactttttctatgtggTATCGATGCTGTGTTTGTCAACCCGTGGGAAAAATCATGACATCCAAAAGGTAAGGAACTGTGGGTGAACACCCAAGAGAGATGCCCTATTGTTGTTTCCCAATCCTATTCccacatttttaaataagtttggTTGGTTCAGAGAGGTCTTAGATGGGAAGTCTGAAGAGAGGATAGAACTTCACTCTTCTATGGAAGAGGTTGGGCAGACTTAGGGGTTCAGGAGGACTAAAGTTTCCATCTGTAGCTCATAGACTACCTGTCTGGCTGTGGTGGAGAGTTCCAGGATAAAATCCCAAACACTGTAATTCTGTGGTCCCAGATGGgattatttagaaaatgtggGCTCTCTGAAAGAGAACAGTTTCTCCTAAAGTTTGATCATGAGTCACATTCCCATGTCACCTGTCACTTGACCAAATTTTCCTTCGTGTTGGGCTGATCAGGGGAGTAATGCTGAGAGTCTCTGAGCAGAGGCTGCAGCCAGAGCTCTGTCTCTGGGACACTTGTCCTGTGAGGGAGCACAGATGTGACTGTTGGCCTCTGGGTCTGTGCCCTCCTTGAGGACTGCTAACTGAGCACATCAAGTGTGGCTCTCATAGACAAAATCCTCTTGAGTttttcacagaaggaaaaattagaaattttatcACCTTCAAAAATTGATAACAGGAACACTTTTCTATTGATTACAGAGTCATGTTATTCTTGTATAATGAATGAATGTGCTTCCTAGAGGAGTGAGAGAAGTGAGTCCCAGCCTgtcattatctttcttttttctcagcaTCAAGGAGAgccaggaggagaaggaaaggtgGGACATTTAAAGGTAATGCCAGGCTGCTCTATCTGAGCTTCAAGGGTGACTCTTCCTGTCTCCTTCATGATGAGTCAGTCCCATGATTTCTTAGAATGTCAGTTACTAGACAGTCTTAgaaaacagagccctcagaagacAGGCTCATGGGAAAGCAATCAGACCTGAGACAATGCTCACAGGCCCTGCTCTGCCCCTTCATGGGCATGATGGAGTGATGGACCTGAGTAATGAGTATTGCCCAATAGGTGGCCAAGTTAGATATCGAGGAAGGACTACTGGTTGGCTTGGAGTCAGAGTTTCTGTCTCACGCTTTGCATAAGTACTTTGACTTCCTTAATGCTCGGATTCCTCCTGGAGGTAACCACTGATGTCTGTGTTTCACATGGTGGTTTTGAGCATCACGTGGGGTAATGTATATGAAAGGACTTTACTAATGATGCCCACTGAACCTGTGAATATTATCAATGACTATTTGCCCTTTTGTACTGATTCTTGGGGCTATCAGAGTTTAAAATCCCAAGGGTCTTCCACAGAGTGACTTCTGTATGAGCCCTGTGACTCTACCTTCATTGCATATAACATACTGTTTTCCCAGACCAGAAAAGTTTCCAGAGGGAagcagaagaggaaaggaagctgCTTTCTATTCTGAAAAGGTGATTAATCGTTCCCCTTCTGTCCTGTTCCCCcaccctccttttttttctttttgcatgttcTATTCACTTCAGGGATTCCTCGTAGCCTGCTGTAGCTGTGCAAGTGGGTCCCCACAGGAATGGGTATGTGAATTGAATGCATTGGGGAGAGGCTACAGAATACATAGCGAGGTCATGGGCGGGGGGCAATGTGAAGCTGGTAGCAGGATTCAGGGGGCTCCACCCCTGCCAGGCTAGCAGACCCTCCTTTCCTTGTTCTGATTCTGGCTGCAGCTTTGGACCTCCTGCTTCCTGCAGTCCCCTGGACCAGCATCATGATACCATCCGCTTTCGTCGACTGTTATGCCCAGATCCTGTCTGTCAGGTGTGTAACAGAGCAACTGCTGATATCCAGCGACTGCTGTCTTGGGAGTCCCTGAAAGCTGCTGCTCCCTCTGTGTCCCCTTTGGCTTCTGCAGCTTCTGTGACTGAGTCATCGTTCACTCTGTCTTCTGCCCCCTCAGCAATTCCTCCAGAAGACCTAATATTGTCTCCTCAGCCTAAGCCCTCTCTACCATCCTCTTTAATTCTCTCACATGACCCGATCACCCCCTTAGCTGACTTATTTTCACCCTCACCTCTGAGGCACCCTCTGCCACCACAGCCTGTTTCTCCCCTGGATTCCAAGTTCCTCTTGGACCATTCCCCACCCCAACagcttccctctccccttctcccaccaCATCACATTCAGAGAGTGGAGCCCAATCTTCATCCTGAGGCCAGTTTGTCTCTGAACACCATCTTTTCATTTGGCTCCACCCTATCCCAAGATATGAACCCCTTACCAAATGTTTCCCAGGCCATGAATCCAACTGATTCATGTGCTTGTCATCATGAACCACCAACCCCAACTGCTTTACCACTGCAGGACAGCACTGCAACTCAGTCTAAAGCAAGTCCCACAATATTGAAGCCTTTTCCAGAGACGTTATCTCTAGGTAGCTCTGGTGGGACAGAATATGCCCCAACAATCAGAGGCATTGACCATTCATGCCCTGCATCTTCAGAATTCTACTGCTGGCAGCCTCATGGCAAGGACTTGTTTCCCTCCACTACTGCACCATCTGATTTCGTACAAGAGCTTCTTACCCTTCACTATTCTGATGCCACTATAGGGGGGCACTCTGTGGCCAACCTCATACAGCCTATTAACCTATCATTTCTCAGCCATGACATTCTGGAACTCCTGGAGAGACAAGTCAAAAAAAGGGGTGATTTCCTGatgtggaaagaaaatgaaaacaaagcaggATCTTTTCCAAAACCCTGTAGACCAAACTGTCAACTAAATTCTTCATGGAAAATGTTAGCCTCAATTGCAGATAAGCAAGACTTGGCAGCCTCACTTCCTTTTTGGGCCAGTAAAGACAAACTAGAACAGCTGCACATCCACCAGCAGCCCCCATGTTCTAAGTGCGTTGAGGACCATTTAGAGCAAAAATATGTGCAGCTCTTCTGGGGTCTCCCACTTCTGCACAGTGAGTCTCTGCACCCTACTGTTCTTGTCCAACATGGTCATTACTCCATGTTTGTATTCTTCAATGGCATTACAAATACATCTATATCCCAAG
It contains:
- the LOC102115551 gene encoding LOW QUALITY PROTEIN: spermatogenesis-associated protein 31D3-like (The sequence of the model RefSeq protein was modified relative to this genomic sequence to represent the inferred CDS: inserted 1 base in 1 codon; deleted 2 bases in 2 codons), whose amino-acid sequence is MENILCFLNSYTDTGLSPDSPCLMDIDHNCIYLSGLGLFMLYFFYVVSMLCLSTRGKNHDIQKVRNCGRARRRRKGGTFKDQKSFQREAEEERKLLSILKSFGPPASCSPLDQHHDTIRFRRLLCPDPVCQVCNRATADIQRLLSWESLKAAAPSVSPLASAASVTESSFTLSSAPSAIPPEDLILSPQPKPSLPSSLILSHDPITPLADLFSPSPLRHPLPPQPVSPLDSKFLLDHSPPQQLPSPLLPPHHIQRVEPNLHPEASLSLNTIFSFGSTLSQDMNPLPNVSQAMNPTDSCACHHEPPTPTALPLQDSTATQSKASPTILKPFPETLSLGSSGGTEYAPTIRGIDHSCPASSEFYCWQPHGKDLFPSTTAPSDFVQELLTLHYSDATIGGHSVANLIQPINLSFLSHDILELLERQVKKRGDFLMWKENENKAGSFPKPCRPNCQLNSSWKMLASIADKQDLAASLPFWASKDKLEQLHIHQQPPCSKCVEDHLEQKYVQLFWGLPLLHSESLHPTVLVQHGHYSMFVFFNGITNTSISQESPVLSPPQPLSLPSTQLLPLPQTLPQGQSPHHTQVQSRAQRQSPLPALLPSPLFLIRICGVCFHRPQNEAQSLMPSEISHLEWNVLQKVKEGVWGLPSLVKKSQEDICPPAPSLALFSQPFKAHVPISIIPGYFPFSCELRKKPEHQLRKRLIQSNWGLPRIIHESLSMLHPQKKILEIFELENNHGPLHSSLVESQGCNVLKKLGSSIPRTFHERSSNMLSLENVGNYRGYRQENGPKDHLLHDPEXSSDEDLKSNSERDLDTHMMHLSGNHSGESLGQKQLENALTAHLSKKFEEINEGRMPGTVHSSWHSVKQTMSLAEESHSQIKHRNMAALVSEDHRVDTSQEILFLSSNNQKMLEAHIKSFHMRILWGLPRKVHESIEIFNFERGPFQFLFPFRPSLLSLLHFWCSQKWGLQSPLEEGFQGEKLGTTSSVPVLDCPHPVTSPVGKESRGP